The following proteins are encoded in a genomic region of Candida albicans SC5314 chromosome 4, complete sequence:
- the SOH1 gene encoding Soh1p (Subunit of the RNA polymerase II mediator complex; involved in control of cytokinesis, morphogenesis, biofilm formation, virulence; cell-cycle regulated periodic mRNA expression) has translation MSAQTDQPITEQQKKEQEQYTNLINSLPTRWEIELEFVQSLSNIPYVNYLAQNNYFNDENFINYLNYLQYWTQPEYSKFLVYPNCLHILKLLQDENFRKNIINQDFMNSLMNDMVKRWQSNANDQDENKEKEENKEVPEVRINGTN, from the coding sequence ATGTCCGCTCAAACAGATCAACCAATAACggaacaacaaaagaaagaacaGGAACAATACACAAATCTAATAAACTCATTACCAACAAGATGGGAGATCGAGTTAGAATTTGTTCAATCGTTGAGTAATATTCCCTATGTCAACTATTTAGCCCAaaacaattatttcaatGATGAGAACTTTATCAATTACTTGAACTATCTACAGTATTGGACTCAACCCGAATACTCAAAGTTCTTGGTTTATCCTAATTGTTTacatattttgaaattattacaagatGAGAATTTCCgtaaaaatataatcaatcaagATTTCATGAATTCTTTGATGAATGACATGGTTAAGCGTTGGCAACTGAATGCGAATGACCaagatgaaaataaagagAAGGAAGAAAATAAGGAGGTTCCAGAAGTGAGAATTAATGGgacaaattga
- the DUO1 gene encoding Duo1p (Subunit of the Dam1 (DASH) complex, which acts in chromosome segregation by coupling kinetochores to spindle microtubules) has product MSSTPVTPQTNSSSKVTVSTSREVALEQELSQITNINAVLEQFLQTIEKVNGDLNQINNGATNTMILMNKWTDIMSQADFTLDVINNSGWIPNDEYDNEFGEGQQQQQDDNEDEEEIEAKLRALEQENLEISKKIENQAKEKNAKMNRAREIDSKRKRELGLFNVRKKASR; this is encoded by the coding sequence ATGTCATCCACCCCAGTCACCCCTCAAACAAACTCTTCATCGAAAGTAACAGTATCAACTAGTAGAGAAGTTGCATTAGAACAAGAACTTTCTCAAATAACTAACATCAATGCTGTTTTGGAACAGTTTCTTCAAACCATTGAAAAAGTCAATGGtgatttgaatcaaattaataatgGTGCTACAAATACcatgattttgatgaataAATGGACAGATATAATGTCACAAGCTGATTTTACTCTTGATGTGATCAACAATAGTGGATGGATACCCAATGATGAATACGATAATGAGTTTGGAGAAggacaacaacagcagcaagACGACAATGAAGATGaggaagaaattgaagcTAAATTACGTGCTCTCGAACAAGAAAATCTTGAGATTAGTaaaaagattgaaaatcaaGCCAAGGAAAAGAATGCTAAAATGAATCGTGCTAGAGAGATTGAtagtaaaagaaaaagggaATTGGGATTGTTTAATGTTAGAAAGAAAGCATCACGTTAA
- a CDS encoding uncharacterized protein (Putative transporter; fungal-specific; Spider biofilm induced) produces the protein MSEKLSTAVTQDESVTDTSEFDNVLYFIKENEQIIDPDSTIDGAKIVRKLDLIILPLLCCIYFLQFLDKSLLNYAAAMGIKKVLDNHGVGNNQFANLSTMFYASYIFGEPIMSYILQRYPLGKSLGVCIVLWGVVVTCHSACSSYASLMIVRTLLGIFESSSAVGLITISGMYYNKRQQVARMGIWSVMAGTATIFGGLLSFAFQHIHVQKFKSWQILFLVIGLITIAFGFFVMVYLPDNIDTVWFLNKQEKLYILNHTVRPNQTGTKSSKFKWKHIKELLILDKFTWLYFLLTICSQIVTGAIGTFSVTITLSFGFDSYQSALLQLPIGALIIIIILTATQLVSQFGHITYIIISMFIPTIVGAIVLIISPNKIGNIMALYLLYSGSSVITLIYSWTSVNTAGTSKKIFRSGMIMIAFSIACIIGPQLFQNYSAPKYHPAKIVILITQCMCIPITWLIGWMCQQENSKRDQIKDQMPENFEFFDLTDLENTQFRYSY, from the coding sequence ATGagtgaaaaattatctACTGCTGTCACACAAGACGAATCTGTCACGGATACTAGTGAATTCGATAATGTCTTGTATTTTATCAAGGAAAATGAACAGATAATTGATCCTGATTCTACTATTGATGGTGCTAAAATAGTTCGGAAATTGGACCTCATCATCCTTCCGTTGTTGTGTTGTATATATTTCTTACAATTTTTAGATAAATCGTTGTTGAATTATGCTGCCGCAATGGGAATTAAAAAAGTCTTGGATAACCATGGTGTTGgcaacaatcaatttgcTAATTTGTCCACAATGTTTTATGCATCATATATATTTGGAGAACCTATAATGTCATATATTTTGCAACGATACCCACTAGGTAAATCACTTGGTGTTTGTATTGTTCTATGGGGTGTTGTGGTTACTTGTCATTCTGCATGTTCTAGTTATGCCTCATTGATGATAGTTAGAACACTATTAGGGATATTTGAATCCAGCTCTGCTGTTGGGCTAATTACTATTAGTGGCATGTATTATAATAAACGACAACAAGTTGCTAGGATGGGTATATGGTCAGTCATGGCTGGTACAGCAACTATCTTTGGTGGGTTATTATCATTTGCATTCCAACATATACATgttcaaaaattcaaatcatggcaaatattatttcttgttaTTGGATTGATCACAATCGCTTTTGGGTTTTTTGTCATGGTTTATTTACCTGACAATATTGATACTGTGTGGTTCTTAAACAAGCAGGAAAAACTATATATTCTAAATCACACGGTGAGACCAAATCAAACAGGGACTAAAAGCTCGAAATTCAAATGGAAACAtataaaagaattattaatacTTGATAAATTCACTTGGCTCTATTTTTTGTTAACTATTTGTTCTCAGATTGTGACTGGTGCTATTGGTACTTTTAGTGTTACCATTACACTTTCGTTTGGATTTGATTCTTATCAATCTGCTTTATTGCAATTACCCATTGGTGCattgattataattatcattttAACAGCAACACAATTAGTGTCTCAATTTGGTCACATTACatatattataatatcAATGTTTATTCCAACCATAGTAGGTGCGAtagttttaataatttcccCTAACAAAATTGGAAACATTATGGCATTGTACTTGCTTTATAGTGGATCGTCGGTGATAACATTAATCTATTCTTGGACAAGTGTAAATACTGCTGGTACTTCGAAAAAGATTTTCCGCAGTGGTATGATAATGATTGCATTTTCTATAGCTTGCATCATTGGTCctcaattgtttcaaaattataGTGCTCCAAAGTATCATCCAGCAAAGATTGTTATTTTGATTACACAATGTATGTGTATTCCTATAACTTGGTTAATTGGCTGGATGTGCCAACAAGAGAATTCAAAAAGAGACCAAATCAAAGATCAGATGCcagaaaattttgaattttttgacTTGACAGATTTAGAGAATACTCAGTTTAGATATAGTTATTAG
- a CDS encoding uncharacterized protein (Ortholog of S. cerevisiae Skg6; localizes to the cell cortex, cell bud neck, cell bud tip, incipient cellular bud site, and is membrane-bound; Spider biofilm induced) yields the protein MPTFDLVYERTPTLEVRASKSSDDSSETSDYCKTHPNSDQCEKPVSDNSVTIALSIVLPCLAIVAVLGYFLYRNYRKDKKESLEHDPDFDENGEATALPDYPQMKDYQEDPFHNRNSVRYPMDYSNNKPYSKQYERASKQQQRPLDPYLDSFVLPYQHQTGSKLSLDDYARKLGDSQGYQTPSNVGSRSRSGSMHLDGNLKHTMAEGRGHSRKPSSAKSPSKKKDGKQYTNIPNDSDPSIAEPNARDIGRGVQEETSDESENYSSPEEKFVVSYENESVPNVNNDVPQIFVSEENEESTENSNSPFDDQQDQATNTTESTMETIPHTKQAATNNYDDGDFTFSTEGDTRNTTATEQLTTSKPRSPRISAFNLLKNDSDNEEEENEDDNDDEMNELSPEQQEELKRMKSVYKVYFDKEVTGEAAPTRKYEIDENYPPVPDKINDELKMDTEYAKRFSNTSSVYQEHDEQQFVQQHQQYYYDQFNQQYQQEYGSPVDPQLYQQFQEQQYYNYYEQQQQQRIKESKRPLPALQKIPRPSDIRKSTLQTYTDFKPSMKNQTVTSSPTGKLPFVPIENDGVWTSPVNSPSIQSQASFPSQHQHSIQPDGYFPSAQHQQPSSSSSLTQQQQRNVSPSTNVPSASQMARSSVVMLNPVTEITKQRKFKPAGSIPRINNNPRPGYQQFGHSDLNGPESDLLPGNRKSDVRRMMNSNF from the coding sequence ATGCCTACATTTGATCTTGTGTATGAAAGAACACCAACGTTAGAGGTTCGAGCATCTAAATCGTCAGACGACTCCAGTGAAACATCTGACTACTGTAAAACACACCCCAACTCCGATCAGTGTGAAAAACCTGTTAGTGATAATAGTGTTACCATTGCTTTATCTATTGTGTTACCATGTCTTGCTATAGTTGCCGTTCTTGGGTATTTTCTTTATAGAAACTACCGTAAGGATAAGAAGGAAAGTTTAGAACATGATCCAGactttgatgaaaatggaGAGGCTACTGCATTACCGGATTATCCCCAAATGAAAGATTATCAAGAAGATCCATTCCATAATAGAAACTCCGTTAGATATCCAATGGACtattctaataataaaccaTACAGCAAACAATATGAAAGAGCTTcaaagcaacaacagcGTCCACTAGACCCATATTTAGatagttttgttttgccATATCAACATCAAACTGGATCGAAGCTTTCTCTAGATGACTATGCAAGAAAACTTGGTGATCTGCAAGGTTATCAAACCCCTTCCAACGTGGGTTCTAGATCTAGATCAGGTTCTATGCATCTTGATGGAAATCTCAAACATACAATGGCAGAGGGCCGTGGCCATTCCAGAAAACCATCTTCAGCCAAGAGCCCAAGTAAAAAGAAGGATGGTAAACAATATACCAACATTCCGAATGATTCTGACCCTTCCATCGCTGAGCCAAATGCAAGAGATATAGGACGTGGTGTACAAGAGGAGACATCTGACGAATCAGAGAACTATTCTTCACCAGAAGAGAAATTTGTCGTGTCCTATGAAAATGAATCTGTTCCTAACGTGAATAACGACGTTCCACAGATATTTGTTAGcgaagaaaatgaagaatcaACTGAAAACTCCAACTCTCCATTTGATGATCAGCAAGATCAGGCCACAAACACTACTGAGTCAACAATGGAGACTATCCCTCATACAAAACAAGCAGCTACTAATAattatgatgatggtgaCTTTACATTTTCAACTGAAGGTGATACTCGAAACACAACAGCAACTGAACAATTAACAACTTCTAAACCGCGATCTCCAAGAATATCTgcattcaatttgttgaagaacGATAGCGACAATGAAGAGGAAGAGAACGAAGATGACAATGACGATGAAATGAACGAATTAAGTCCggaacaacaagaagaacTTAAACGTATGAAATCTGTTTATAAAGTTTATTTCGACAAAGAAGTTACTGGGGAAGCGGCACCAACTAGgaaatatgaaattgatgaaaattatCCTCCTGTACCAGATAAGATTAACGATGAGTTGAAGATGGACACTGAATATGCTAAAAGATTTAGTAACACTTCCTCTGTATATCAAGAGCACGATGAACAGcaatttgttcaacaacaccaacagTATTATTACGACCAATTCAATCAGcaatatcaacaagaaTACGGTTCTCCGGTCGATCCACAATTATACCAACAATTCCAAGAACAACAGTActataattattatgaacagcaacagcaacaacgTATTAAGGAATCCAAAAGACCATTACCAGCATTGCAAAAAATACCCCGTCCATCAGACATTAGAAAATCTACTTTACAAACTTATACTGATTTCAAACCAAGCATGAAAAACCAAACTGTGACGTCTTCACCTACTGGAAAGTTACCATTTGTTCCGATAGAGAATGATGGAGTATGGACATCACCTGTAAATTCACCATCAATACAGTCACAAGCTTCATTCCCACTGCAACATCAACATTCCATCCAACCAGATGGCTATTTTCCATCAGcacaacaccaacaaccatcatcatcatcatcattgacgcaacaacaacaaagaaatgtGTCCCCATCAACAAATGTACCTTCAGCTTCACAGATGGCTAGATCATCAGTGGTTATGTTAAATCCAGTGACAGAAATCActaaacaaagaaaattcAAACCAGCTGGATCAATACCtagaatcaacaacaatccaCGTCCCGgatatcaacaatttggtCATAGCGACTTGAATGGACCGGAAAGTGATTTGCTTCCAGGTAATAGAAAAAGTGATGTTAGAAGAATGATGAATAGTAATTTTTAG